The segment GCGATTACGTGCACCAGGCCATTGACCAGGGCAAAGATGTGAAAACCGGCGCAGGCCATGGTCCCCTCAATCATTTCTTCCACCCGCAACCCCTACAGAAACATGAACTGGAGTAACACCGCCTGGCAGACAGGCAGCCCCATTTACACGCAGATCACCCAGATGCCGTTTATCCGGGAACTCATCAGCGGCACGCTGGCCCCTGAAAAGTTTACCTTCTACATCGCGCAGGACTCATTGTACCTGGCGGGCTTCGGGAGGGCCTTGTCGCTTATTGCGGCCCGGGCCCAGCACAGCGCCCATGCCCTGGAGTTCATGCGCTTCGCCGAAGGGGCCCTGATGGTAGAACAGGCGCTGCACGCGGGCTATGTCCAGAAGTTGAACATCCAACCCGGGGTTCCCCTCTCTCCTACCTGCCAGCACTACACGCATTACCTGCTCAGCCAGGCCGCGCTGGCGCCCCTGGAGGTGGCCATGGCAGCCGTACTCCCCTGCTTCTGGATTTACAAAGCCGTAGGCGACTACATCTACGCCAAGGAGCAGCTATCCGATAACCCGTACCAGGACTGGATCAACACCTACGCCGGCGAGGAATTCGGGCAGATTGTGGCCCGCGCCATCCGGGTCTGTGACGAAGTGGCCGAGACCTGTACCCCCGCCCAACACCAGGCCATGACCGAGGCCTACGTCACCGCCTCTAAACTGGAATGGATGTTCTGGGATAGTGCCTATAAGTTAGAAGAGTGGCCGGTGTAAAGGAGTAAGCAGTTTAAGGCTTGATTTCTGAAAAAGTGGCTTAAAGCAGGCCATTTATCAAAAGAGTTAATCCTCACTGAGTTATACATTCAGTGAGGATTTTTTTATTTTTTAATCTGGAATGCTTTTAACTCCTTCTAAAAGGCTATAAAATTTCAATATATTAGACTTCCCATATTACACTACCCCCTTTATTACCCACATGGCCAAAAAGAATACCCCCACCAGTACCTTACCCAAAGGCGATATTGATTTTGAGAAAGAACTCTGGGACGTAGCCAACGAGCTGCGCGGCGCCGTGGCCGAAAACCAGTACAAAGACTACGTGCTCTCCCTCCTGTTTGTGAAGCACCTCTCTGAGCGCTTTGAGATAAGAAAGCAGGAGATTCAGCTTTCCTTTCTGGAGCCTGAATCTGAGTACTACAACATAGAAGCGCACCAGCAGAGCGAAGTACTGGAAGACGAGCTGGAGTACCAGGTAAAGAACGCCTACCGCCTGCCCAAAGAAGCGACCTGGGACTACCTGCGCGAGAACGCCGAGCAGGACGACATCAAGGTGACCGTAGACCAGGCCTTCGTGCTCATTGACGAGCTGCTGGCCAAACGCAACCCCGACTACAAAGGTGTGCTGGAGCCTATCTTCGTGAAGAGCCAGCTCTCGCCCACGCAGGTGGCCGGGCTCATCAACCTGTTCTCCAAAGAGAAGTTCTCTGAGATAAACAACCCCGAGAGCGACATCTACGGCCGCGTGTATGAATATTACATTGGTAAGTTCGCCATGGCCGAGGGCTCTGGTGCGGGGCAGTTCTTCACGCCGGGCAGCGTGGTGCGCTTGCTGGTAGAAATGCTGGAGCCGCTCAAGGGCCGCATCATGGATTTGGCCTGCGGCAGCGGCGGCATGTTTGTGCAGAGCTTCAAGTTTTTGCAGGCGCACGGCGGCGACAAAAACGACATCTCCATTTACGGGCAGGAGCGCTACGAGGGCACGCTGCGCCTCTGCAAGATGAACCTGCTGCTGCGCAATCTCTCTTTTGACGTAAAGCTGGACGACTCCCTGCTGCACGACCGCTTCCCGGGCCTTACGGCAGACTACGCCCTCATGAACCCGCCGTTCAACATTTCTAACTGGCACCCCGAGCTGCTGCCCGACAACGACCCGCGCCTCTTCGGGGCCAAAGACACCTTCACCACCCCCGGCAAC is part of the Rufibacter tibetensis genome and harbors:
- the tenA gene encoding thiaminase II, whose protein sequence is MNWSNTAWQTGSPIYTQITQMPFIRELISGTLAPEKFTFYIAQDSLYLAGFGRALSLIAARAQHSAHALEFMRFAEGALMVEQALHAGYVQKLNIQPGVPLSPTCQHYTHYLLSQAALAPLEVAMAAVLPCFWIYKAVGDYIYAKEQLSDNPYQDWINTYAGEEFGQIVARAIRVCDEVAETCTPAQHQAMTEAYVTASKLEWMFWDSAYKLEEWPV